A genome region from Lonchura striata isolate bLonStr1 chromosome 36, bLonStr1.mat, whole genome shotgun sequence includes the following:
- the DRAP1 gene encoding dr1-associated corepressor — MPSKKKKYNARFPPARIKKIMQTDEEIGKVAAAVPVIISRALELFLESLLRKACHVTQSRNAKTMTTSHLKQCIELEQQFDFLKDLVAAVPDMQGDGDDPHGDGERGPRRGRRPGSGRKNGGPGAKGTPKQSGTDSEQEEESEDSDSDGDEETPPQPPPAPLPFASPGVPFAPWAPQPPGGLPGGLPPAPGPPRAREEEEEDEDYDS; from the exons ATGCCgagcaaaaagaagaaatacaacGCGCGCTTCCCGCCG GCGCGGATCAAGAAGATCATGCAGACGGACGAGGAGATCGGGAAGGTGGCGGCCGCCGTGCCCGTCATCATCT CGCGGGCGCTGGAGCTGTTCCTGGAGTCGCTGCTGCGCAAGGCGTGCCACGTCACGCAGTCCCGCAACGCCAAGACCATGACGACGTCCCACCT GAAGCAGTGCATCgagctggagcagcagttcGACTTCCTCAAGGACCTGGTGGCCGCCGTGCCCGACATGCAGGGGGACGGCGACGACCCCCACGGCGACGGCGAGCGGGGACCCCGCAg GGGGCGCCGCCCGGGCAGTGGCCGCAAGaacgggggtcccggggccaaggggaccccaaaacagtCGGGGacagactcggagcaggag gaGGAGTCTGAGGACAGCGACAGCGACGGGGACGAGGAGACCCCCCCTCagccccccccggccccgctccccttcgccag ccccggggTCCCCTTCGCCCCCTGGGCCCCCCAGCCtcccggggggctcccgggggggctccccccggcccccggccccccccgCGCCcgcgaggaagaggaggaggatgaagattACGATTCCTAG
- the RELA gene encoding LOW QUALITY PROTEIN: transcription factor p65 (The sequence of the model RefSeq protein was modified relative to this genomic sequence to represent the inferred CDS: deleted 2 bases in 1 codon) — MRFRYKCEGRSAGSIPGEHSSESTRTHPTIRVNNYRGPGRVRVSLVTKDPPHRPHPHELVGKDCRDGFYEAELSPERSVHSFQNLGIQCVKKRELEAAVAERIRTNNNPFNVPAEQRGGEYDLAAVRLCFQVWVRGPGGLQPLPPVLSQPIYDNRAPSTAELRICRVNRNSGSCRGGDEIFLLCDKVQKEDIEVRFSAEGWEAKGSFAQADVHRQVAIVFRTPPFRDPALRAPVTVRMELQRPSDRQRSAPLDFRYLPHQGDLQCIEEKRKRTRETFRSFIQRSPLPAPASGESRPPRRLAVPSRPPPAPQNPPSAAPSFSFGGPGGLLGGPAPPEPEPLAEALLQLGDSPFPALDPLNACEVQRLLGPPEPPRASGTPPRIGAGVPEPPPPPPDFGGPPMLMSYPEAIARLVQSQPPGAPPEMGLGAELAGGPELGGLGGPEESLPSLGELDLSTFLSQFPSS; from the exons ATGAGGTTCCGCTACAAGTGCGAGGGGCGCTCGGCCGGGAGCATCCCCGGGGAGCACAGCAGCGAGAGCACCCGGACGCACCCCACCATCCGC GTGAACAACTACCGGGGCCCGGGGCGCGTGCGGGTGTCGCTGGTGACCAAGGACCCCCCGCACCGCCCGCACCCCCACGAGCTGGTGGGCAAGGACTGCCGGGACGGCTTCTACGAGGCCGAGCTGAGCCCCGAGCGCAGCGTGCACAG TTTCCAGAATTTGGGGATCCAGTGCGTGAAGAAGCGGGAGCTGGAGGCGGCCGTGGCCGAGCGGATCCGCACCAACAACAACCCCTTCAAcg TGCCGGCGGAGCAGCGCGGGGGCGAGTACGACCTGGCCGCGGTCCGGCTCTGCTTCCAGGTGTGGGTGAGGGGCCCgggggggctgcagcccctccccccCGTCCTGTCCCAGCCCATCTACGACAACC gtgcccccagcaCGGCCGAGCTCCGGATCTGCCGCGTGAACCGCAACTCCGGGAGCTGCCGGGGCGGGGACGAGATCTTCCTGCTGTGTGACAAGGTCCAGAAAG AGGACATCGAGGTGCGTTTCTCGGCCGAGGGCTGGGAGGCCAAGGGCTCCTTCGCGCAGGCCGACGTTCACCGCCAGGTCGCCATCGTGTTCCGCACGCCGCCGTTCCGGGACCCCGCGCTGCGCGCGCCCGTCACCGTGCGCATGGAGCTGCAGCGGCCCTCGGACCGGCAGCGCAGCGCGCCGCTCGACTTCCGCTACCTGCCCCACCAGG GGGACCTGCAGTGCATCGAGGAGAAGCGCAAGCGGACGCGGGAAACCTTCCGCTCCTTCATCCAGCGCAGCCCCCTGCCTG cTCCGGCGTCCGGCGAGTCGCGGCCCCCCCGGCGCCTGGCGGTGCCCTCGAgaccccccccggccccccagaacccccccagTGCAG ctccctccttctccttcgggggtcccggggggctcctggggggccCAGCCCCCCCCGAGCCGGAGCCTTTGGCCGAggcgctgctgcagct GGGGGACTCCCCCTTCCCCGCCCTGGACCCCCTCAACGCCTGCGAGGTCCAGCGCCTGCTGggcccccccgagcccccccgaGCTTCGGGGACCCCTCCCCGGATT GGGGCGGGGGTTCCCGAGCCGCCCCCACCCCCCCCGGATTTCGGGGGCCCCCCCATGCTGATGTCGTACCCCGAGGCCATCGCCCGCCTGGTGCAGAGCCAGCCCCCGGGGGCGCCCCccgaaatggggctgggggccgAGCTGGCCGGGGGTCCcgagctgggggggctgggggggcccGAGGAGTCGCTGCCCTCGCTGGGGGAGCTGGACTTGAGCACCTTCCTCAGCCAGTTCCCCTCCTCCTGA
- the KAT5 gene encoding histone acetyltransferase KAT5 isoform X1 has translation MAEGEVSEGCRLPVLRRNQDNEDEWPLAEILSVKDISGRKLFYVHYIDFNKRLDEWVTHDRLDLKRVQVPRKEAKTPTKNGLPGSRPGSPDRDPKRKVEVVSPATPVPAPTETSQASVFPQNGSARRAVAAQPGRKRKSACLGTDEDSQDSSDGAPSAPRMTGSLVSDRSHDDIVTRMKNIECIELGRHRLKPWYFSPYPQELTGLPVLYLCEFCLKYGHSLRCLQRHLTKCDLRHPPGNEIYRKGTISFFEIDGRKNKSYSQNLCLLAKCFLDHKTLYYDTDPFLFYVMTEYDCKGFHIVGYFSKEKESTEDYNVACILTLPPYQRRGYGKLLIEFSYELSKVEGKTGTPEKPLSDLGLLSYRSYWSQTILEILMGLKAEAGERPQITINEISEITSIKKEDVISTLQYLNLINYYKGQYILTLSEDIVEGHERAMLKRLLRIDAKCLHFTPKDWSKRGKW, from the exons ATGGCGGAG GGGGAGGTGTCCGAGGGCTGCCGCCTGCCCGTGCTGCGCCGGAACCAGGACAACGAGGATGAGTGGC CGCTGGCCGAGATCCTGAGCGTGAAGGACATCAGCGGCAGGAAACTCTTCTACGTGCACTACATCGACT ttAACAAGCGCCTGGACGAGTGGGTGACCCACGACCGGCTGGACCTCAAGAGGGTCCAGGTGCCCCGCAAGGAGGCCAAGACGCCCACCAAGAACGGCCTGCCCGgctcccggcccggctcccCCGACAGGGACCCG AAGCGCAAGGTCGAGGTGGTGTCACCGGCCACGCCCGTCCCCGCCCCCACCGAGACCTCGCAGGCGTCCGTGTtcccccag AACGGCTCCGCGCGCCGGGCAGTGGCGGCTCAGCCGGGCCGCAAGAGGAAGTCGGCCTGCCTGGGGACGGACGAg GACTCGCAGGACTCGTCGGACGGGGCCCCGTCGGCGCCGCGCATGACCGGGAGCCTGGTGTCGGACCGCAGCCACGACGACATCGTGACGCGCATGAAGAACATCGAGTGCATCGAGCTGGGCCGGCACCGCCTCAAGCCCTGGTACTTCTCGCCGTACCCGCAGGAGCTGACGGGGCTGCCCGTGCTCTACCTGTGCGAGTTCTGCCTCAAGTACGGGCACAGCCTGCGCTGCCTGCAGCGCCACCTG accAAGTGTGACCTGCGGCACCCCCCTGGCAATGAGATTTACCGCAAGGGCACCATCTCCTTCTTCGAGATCGACGGCCGCAAGAACAAG agcTATTCCCAGAACCTCTGCCTGCTGGCCAAGTGCTTCCTGGACCACAAAACCCTTTACTACGACACCGACCCCTTCCTCTTCTACGTCATGACCGAGTACGACTGCAAAGGCTTCCACATCGTGGGCTACTTCTCCAAG gagaaggagtcGACTGAGGATTACAACGTGGCCTGCATCCTCACCCTGCCCCCGTACCAGCGCCGCGGCTACGGCAAGCTGCTCATCGAGTTCA GTTACGAGCTCTCCAAGGTGGAGGGCAAGACGGGCACCCCCGAGAAGCCGCTCTcggacctggggctgctctcctACCGCAGTTACTGGTCCCAGACCATCCTGGAGATCCTCATGGGGCTCAAGGccgaggcgggcgagcggccccAGATCACCATCAA CGAGATCAGCGAGATCACGAGCATCAAGAAGGAGGACGTGATCTCCACGCTGCAGTACCTGAACCTCATCAACTACTACAAG GGCCAGTACATCCTGACGCTGTCTGAGGACATCGTGGAGGGCCACGAGCGCGCCATGCTGAAGCGGCTGCTGCGCATCGACGCCAAGTGCCTGCACTTCACCCCCAAGGACTGGAGCAAGCGCGGCAAGTGGTGA
- the KAT5 gene encoding histone acetyltransferase KAT5 isoform X2, which yields MAEGEVSEGCRLPVLRRNQDNEDEWPLAEILSVKDISGRKLFYVHYIDFNKRLDEWVTHDRLDLKRVQVPRKEAKTPTKNGLPGSRPGSPDRDPKRKVEVVSPATPVPAPTETSQASVFPQNGSARRAVAAQPGRKRKSACLGTDEDSQDSSDGAPSAPRMTGSLVSDRSHDDIVTRMKNIECIELGRHRLKPWYFSPYPQELTGLPVLYLCEFCLKYGHSLRCLQRHLTKCDLRHPPGNEIYRKGTISFFEIDGRKNKSYSQNLCLLAKCFLDHKTLYYDTDPFLFYVMTEYDCKGFHIVGYFSKEKESTEDYNVACILTLPPYQRRGYGKLLIEFSYELSKVEGKTGTPEKPLSDLGLLSYRSYWSQTILEILMGLKAEAGERPQITINEISEITSIKKEDVISTLQYLNLINYYKGQYILTHLTHVCTPHTRVPT from the exons ATGGCGGAG GGGGAGGTGTCCGAGGGCTGCCGCCTGCCCGTGCTGCGCCGGAACCAGGACAACGAGGATGAGTGGC CGCTGGCCGAGATCCTGAGCGTGAAGGACATCAGCGGCAGGAAACTCTTCTACGTGCACTACATCGACT ttAACAAGCGCCTGGACGAGTGGGTGACCCACGACCGGCTGGACCTCAAGAGGGTCCAGGTGCCCCGCAAGGAGGCCAAGACGCCCACCAAGAACGGCCTGCCCGgctcccggcccggctcccCCGACAGGGACCCG AAGCGCAAGGTCGAGGTGGTGTCACCGGCCACGCCCGTCCCCGCCCCCACCGAGACCTCGCAGGCGTCCGTGTtcccccag AACGGCTCCGCGCGCCGGGCAGTGGCGGCTCAGCCGGGCCGCAAGAGGAAGTCGGCCTGCCTGGGGACGGACGAg GACTCGCAGGACTCGTCGGACGGGGCCCCGTCGGCGCCGCGCATGACCGGGAGCCTGGTGTCGGACCGCAGCCACGACGACATCGTGACGCGCATGAAGAACATCGAGTGCATCGAGCTGGGCCGGCACCGCCTCAAGCCCTGGTACTTCTCGCCGTACCCGCAGGAGCTGACGGGGCTGCCCGTGCTCTACCTGTGCGAGTTCTGCCTCAAGTACGGGCACAGCCTGCGCTGCCTGCAGCGCCACCTG accAAGTGTGACCTGCGGCACCCCCCTGGCAATGAGATTTACCGCAAGGGCACCATCTCCTTCTTCGAGATCGACGGCCGCAAGAACAAG agcTATTCCCAGAACCTCTGCCTGCTGGCCAAGTGCTTCCTGGACCACAAAACCCTTTACTACGACACCGACCCCTTCCTCTTCTACGTCATGACCGAGTACGACTGCAAAGGCTTCCACATCGTGGGCTACTTCTCCAAG gagaaggagtcGACTGAGGATTACAACGTGGCCTGCATCCTCACCCTGCCCCCGTACCAGCGCCGCGGCTACGGCAAGCTGCTCATCGAGTTCA GTTACGAGCTCTCCAAGGTGGAGGGCAAGACGGGCACCCCCGAGAAGCCGCTCTcggacctggggctgctctcctACCGCAGTTACTGGTCCCAGACCATCCTGGAGATCCTCATGGGGCTCAAGGccgaggcgggcgagcggccccAGATCACCATCAA CGAGATCAGCGAGATCACGAGCATCAAGAAGGAGGACGTGATCTCCACGCTGCAGTACCTGAACCTCATCAACTACTACAAG GGCCAGTACATCCTGACACACCTGACACACGTGTGCACACCTCACACACGTGTTCCCACCTGA
- the KAT5 gene encoding histone acetyltransferase KAT5 isoform X3, with the protein MTLAEILSVKDISGRKLFYVHYIDFNKRLDEWVTHDRLDLKRVQVPRKEAKTPTKNGLPGSRPGSPDRDPKRKVEVVSPATPVPAPTETSQASVFPQNGSARRAVAAQPGRKRKSACLGTDEDSQDSSDGAPSAPRMTGSLVSDRSHDDIVTRMKNIECIELGRHRLKPWYFSPYPQELTGLPVLYLCEFCLKYGHSLRCLQRHLTKCDLRHPPGNEIYRKGTISFFEIDGRKNKSYSQNLCLLAKCFLDHKTLYYDTDPFLFYVMTEYDCKGFHIVGYFSKEKESTEDYNVACILTLPPYQRRGYGKLLIEFSYELSKVEGKTGTPEKPLSDLGLLSYRSYWSQTILEILMGLKAEAGERPQITINEISEITSIKKEDVISTLQYLNLINYYKGQYILTLSEDIVEGHERAMLKRLLRIDAKCLHFTPKDWSKRGKW; encoded by the exons ATGA CGCTGGCCGAGATCCTGAGCGTGAAGGACATCAGCGGCAGGAAACTCTTCTACGTGCACTACATCGACT ttAACAAGCGCCTGGACGAGTGGGTGACCCACGACCGGCTGGACCTCAAGAGGGTCCAGGTGCCCCGCAAGGAGGCCAAGACGCCCACCAAGAACGGCCTGCCCGgctcccggcccggctcccCCGACAGGGACCCG AAGCGCAAGGTCGAGGTGGTGTCACCGGCCACGCCCGTCCCCGCCCCCACCGAGACCTCGCAGGCGTCCGTGTtcccccag AACGGCTCCGCGCGCCGGGCAGTGGCGGCTCAGCCGGGCCGCAAGAGGAAGTCGGCCTGCCTGGGGACGGACGAg GACTCGCAGGACTCGTCGGACGGGGCCCCGTCGGCGCCGCGCATGACCGGGAGCCTGGTGTCGGACCGCAGCCACGACGACATCGTGACGCGCATGAAGAACATCGAGTGCATCGAGCTGGGCCGGCACCGCCTCAAGCCCTGGTACTTCTCGCCGTACCCGCAGGAGCTGACGGGGCTGCCCGTGCTCTACCTGTGCGAGTTCTGCCTCAAGTACGGGCACAGCCTGCGCTGCCTGCAGCGCCACCTG accAAGTGTGACCTGCGGCACCCCCCTGGCAATGAGATTTACCGCAAGGGCACCATCTCCTTCTTCGAGATCGACGGCCGCAAGAACAAG agcTATTCCCAGAACCTCTGCCTGCTGGCCAAGTGCTTCCTGGACCACAAAACCCTTTACTACGACACCGACCCCTTCCTCTTCTACGTCATGACCGAGTACGACTGCAAAGGCTTCCACATCGTGGGCTACTTCTCCAAG gagaaggagtcGACTGAGGATTACAACGTGGCCTGCATCCTCACCCTGCCCCCGTACCAGCGCCGCGGCTACGGCAAGCTGCTCATCGAGTTCA GTTACGAGCTCTCCAAGGTGGAGGGCAAGACGGGCACCCCCGAGAAGCCGCTCTcggacctggggctgctctcctACCGCAGTTACTGGTCCCAGACCATCCTGGAGATCCTCATGGGGCTCAAGGccgaggcgggcgagcggccccAGATCACCATCAA CGAGATCAGCGAGATCACGAGCATCAAGAAGGAGGACGTGATCTCCACGCTGCAGTACCTGAACCTCATCAACTACTACAAG GGCCAGTACATCCTGACGCTGTCTGAGGACATCGTGGAGGGCCACGAGCGCGCCATGCTGAAGCGGCTGCTGCGCATCGACGCCAAGTGCCTGCACTTCACCCCCAAGGACTGGAGCAAGCGCGGCAAGTGGTGA
- the RNASEH2C gene encoding ribonuclease H2 subunit C — MAARGWDRVRLLPCRVRHDGPAPVAAFLRARPGPGGELWASFRGRRLGGRELLLPPGYSGVVLRGGEPGDPQAGWVTPAGAFGAITDWGGDAAPAPDRGLARALQWAPLARALHAPVSDSDEEAEP; from the exons ATGGCGGCGCGGGGCTGGGACCGGGTCCGG ctcctgccctgccgcgTCCGGCACGACGGGCCCGCGCCCGTGGCCGCGTTCctgcgggcccggcccggccccggcggcg AGCTCTGGGCCTCGTTCCGGGGGCGCCGCTTGGGGggccgggagctgctgctgccccccgGCTACTCGGGGGTCGTGCTGCGGGGGGGGGAGCCCGGGGACCCCCAG GCCGGCTGGGTGACCCCGGCCGGGGCCTTCGGCGCCATCACGGACTGGGGGGGCGacgccgcccccgcccccgaCCGGGGCCTGGCCCGGGCCCTGCAGTGGGCGCCCCTCGCCCGGGCC ctccacGCCCCCGTGAGTGACAGCGACGAGGAGGCAGAGCCGTGA